In one window of Streptomyces griseus subsp. griseus DNA:
- a CDS encoding peptidase — protein sequence MSNQKRTALALTAALTTGLAGSVVLMAAPAAHAEVVDVNYQCETPIGPKGAVSPIDIKSVRSGGGYKLTVSFQKGVSSSPVELGKGAMNPSAVIEVGGAETGKVQVSGPANGEAIPANTPIKISDLSGTYTPKKSGKVTFTAGVLTIKALGTTTTCTPKNSPGPSLELDVEGAGGSGGSGGSTGGSTGGGSAGGSASGGGELPKTGPLDSVAALGTLGGTVLLTGAAGVLWLTRRGQRPTG from the coding sequence GTGTCGAACCAGAAGCGGACAGCTCTCGCGCTGACGGCCGCGCTGACGACCGGTCTTGCGGGCTCGGTGGTGCTGATGGCCGCACCCGCCGCCCACGCCGAGGTCGTGGACGTCAACTACCAGTGCGAGACGCCCATCGGGCCCAAGGGGGCCGTCTCGCCCATCGATATCAAGAGCGTAAGGAGCGGGGGCGGCTACAAGCTCACCGTGTCCTTCCAGAAGGGCGTCTCCTCCAGCCCTGTGGAGCTGGGCAAGGGGGCCATGAACCCGAGCGCCGTGATCGAGGTGGGCGGTGCGGAGACGGGGAAGGTCCAGGTCTCGGGCCCGGCGAACGGCGAGGCGATTCCGGCCAACACCCCTATCAAGATCAGCGACTTGTCGGGGACGTACACCCCGAAGAAGAGCGGCAAGGTCACCTTCACCGCCGGGGTGCTCACCATCAAGGCGCTCGGTACGACCACGACCTGTACGCCGAAGAACAGCCCCGGCCCCTCCCTGGAACTCGACGTCGAAGGCGCCGGGGGATCCGGGGGATCCGGAGGTTCCACGGGCGGTTCGACGGGCGGCGGCTCCGCCGGAGGCAGCGCCTCGGGCGGCGGTGAGCTGCCGAAGACCGGCCCCCTCGACTCGGTGGCCGCGCTCGGCACCCTCGGCGGGACCGTGCTGCTGACCGGGGCGGCCGGAGTGCTCTGGCTGACCCGGCGAGGACAGCGCCCCACAGGCTGA
- a CDS encoding ATP-binding protein: protein MSTTRQHPPGDLGREPEGAGADSPVPAERQWRTLSLGQASGIVPMARDFARQALHDWGWLPASSADRRAAAEDVLLVVSELVTNACLHAEGPEELRIGRTPKALRVEVVDRGAGQPAPRTPHRAGRPGGHGMFIVQRLCLDWGVQRTPEAPGKTVWAELAAPA, encoded by the coding sequence ATGAGCACCACCCGGCAGCATCCGCCGGGCGACCTCGGCCGCGAGCCGGAAGGAGCGGGCGCGGACTCGCCCGTTCCGGCCGAGCGGCAGTGGCGCACGCTCTCACTCGGGCAGGCCAGCGGCATTGTCCCGATGGCCCGTGATTTCGCCCGGCAGGCTCTGCACGACTGGGGCTGGCTCCCGGCCTCCAGCGCGGACCGCCGGGCCGCGGCCGAGGACGTCCTGCTGGTCGTCTCCGAGCTCGTGACCAATGCCTGCCTCCACGCGGAGGGCCCCGAGGAGCTCCGGATCGGCCGCACGCCCAAGGCGCTGCGCGTCGAGGTCGTCGACCGGGGGGCCGGCCAGCCCGCCCCCCGTACGCCGCACCGCGCCGGCCGCCCCGGCGGGCACGGCATGTTCATCGTGCAGCGCCTCTGCCTGGACTGGGGCGTGCAGCGTACGCCGGAGGCGCCGGGCAAGACCGTCTGGGCGGAGCTCGCCGCCCCAGCGTGA
- a CDS encoding GtrA family protein, translated as MSERGALRTRLDLLAREVAKFGAVGAVGLLVNILVFNLIRHTTDLQVVRASVLATFVAILCNYVGFRYWTYRDRDKTGRTRELTLFLLFSAAGAVIENGVLYLATYGFGWDSPVQSNVFKVLGIGIATLFRFWSYRTWVFKTLPGKALPSEEAVLSPDRFLEQRRSTETVEPGPVRN; from the coding sequence ATGAGCGAACGGGGCGCACTGCGGACCCGGCTTGATCTGCTGGCCCGGGAGGTCGCCAAGTTCGGCGCGGTCGGTGCGGTGGGGCTGCTGGTCAACATCCTGGTCTTCAACCTGATCCGGCACACCACCGACCTCCAGGTCGTCCGGGCGAGCGTGCTGGCGACCTTCGTCGCCATCCTCTGCAACTACGTCGGCTTCCGCTACTGGACCTACCGGGACCGCGACAAGACCGGCCGGACCCGTGAGCTGACCCTGTTCCTGCTGTTCAGCGCGGCGGGCGCGGTGATCGAGAACGGTGTGCTGTACCTCGCGACGTACGGCTTCGGCTGGGACAGCCCGGTCCAGAGCAACGTCTTCAAGGTCCTCGGCATCGGGATCGCGACCCTCTTCCGCTTCTGGTCCTACCGGACGTGGGTCTTCAAGACCCTCCCCGGCAAGGCGCTCCCCTCCGAGGAGGCCGTGCTCAGCCCGGACCGGTTTCTGGAACAGCGGCGGTCGACGGAGACCGTAGAGCCCGGTCCCGTACGGAACTGA
- the hutI gene encoding imidazolonepropionase: MTTTAVTHIASLVTNDPSLGNGTPLGLIQDAAVVIEGDRIVWTGESSKAPATDNVLDAAGRAMIPGFVDSHSHLVFAGDRTQEFNARMSGQPYTAGGIRTTVAATRQASDEQLSDNVARYVAEALRQGTTTLETKSGYGLTVEDEARALRIASRHTDEVTYLGAHVVSPDYADDPAGYVDLVTGPMLEACAPHARWIDVFCERGAFDGEQARAILTAGRAKGLHPRVHANQLTYGPGVQLAVELDAASADHCTHLTDADVDALGQGDTVATLLPGAEFSTRATWPDARRLLDAGATVALSTDCNPGSSFTSSMPFCIALAVRDMGMTPDEALWSATAGGAAALRRTDVGRITPGARADLVLLDAPSHVHLAYRPGVPLVSAVWRGGKRVE; encoded by the coding sequence ATGACGACCACCGCCGTCACCCATATCGCCAGCCTGGTCACCAATGACCCCTCCCTCGGCAACGGGACCCCCCTGGGCCTGATCCAGGACGCGGCCGTCGTCATCGAGGGCGACCGCATCGTCTGGACCGGTGAATCAAGCAAAGCACCCGCCACTGACAACGTCCTCGACGCGGCGGGCCGGGCCATGATCCCGGGCTTCGTCGACTCCCACTCTCACCTCGTCTTCGCGGGCGACCGGACCCAGGAGTTCAACGCCCGGATGTCCGGGCAGCCCTACACCGCCGGCGGCATCCGCACCACGGTCGCCGCCACCCGCCAGGCCTCCGACGAGCAGCTCTCCGACAACGTCGCCCGCTACGTCGCCGAGGCCCTGCGCCAGGGCACCACCACCCTGGAGACCAAGTCCGGCTACGGCCTCACCGTCGAGGACGAGGCCCGCGCCCTGCGCATCGCCTCCCGCCACACCGACGAGGTCACCTACCTCGGCGCCCATGTCGTCTCCCCGGACTACGCCGACGACCCGGCCGGCTACGTCGACCTGGTCACCGGCCCGATGCTGGAGGCCTGCGCCCCGCACGCCCGCTGGATCGACGTGTTCTGCGAGCGCGGCGCCTTCGACGGCGAACAGGCCCGCGCCATCCTCACGGCGGGCCGCGCCAAGGGGCTGCACCCCCGCGTCCACGCCAACCAGCTGACGTACGGCCCCGGAGTCCAGCTCGCCGTGGAACTCGACGCCGCCTCCGCCGACCACTGCACCCACCTCACCGACGCGGACGTGGACGCGCTCGGCCAGGGCGACACGGTCGCCACGCTGCTCCCCGGCGCCGAGTTCTCCACCCGCGCCACCTGGCCCGACGCCCGCCGCCTGCTGGACGCGGGCGCCACGGTCGCGCTCTCCACGGACTGCAACCCCGGCTCGTCGTTCACCTCGTCCATGCCGTTCTGCATCGCCCTGGCCGTACGCGACATGGGGATGACCCCCGACGAGGCCCTCTGGTCCGCCACCGCGGGCGGCGCGGCGGCCCTGCGCCGCACGGACGTCGGCCGCATCACCCCGGGCGCCCGCGCCGACCTGGTCCTTCTGGACGCCCCGAGCCACGTCCACCTCGCCTACCGCCCGGGCGTCCCGCTGGTCAGCGCGGTGTGGCGGGGCGGGAAGCGGGTGGAGTAG
- a CDS encoding formimidoylglutamate deiminase, with protein MQLTNRTAPTTRTAGGPVTATYWMDHAWLGTHVEPDVTVEVAGGRIAGVRTGVETPPADATVLRGLTLPGLANAHSHAFHRALRATVQVGSGTFWTWRELMYQVASRLTPDTYFDLARATYAEMALAGITSVGEFHYLHHAPGGTPYANPNAMGEALIAAAAEAGIRITLLDTAYLAAGFGEKPNRHQLRFSDTTADAWAERASLLKGDDHTLIGAAIHSVRAVPAGQLATVAAWAEERGAPLHVHLSEQTAENDACRAAHGRTPTRLLADHGVLGPRTTGIHNTHLTEEDIALLGSSTTGTCMCPTTERDLADGIGPAAALQKAGSPLSLGSDSHAVIDLFEEARAMELNERLRTHIRGHWTAAALLRAASADGHAALGRPDAGVLEPGAPADLTTIALDSVRTAGPVPRLAAETAVFAASAADVRHTVVAGRQIVRDGRHALIEDVPGALAAAVAALHH; from the coding sequence GTGCAGCTGACGAACCGGACCGCGCCGACAACCCGCACGGCCGGCGGGCCCGTCACCGCGACGTACTGGATGGACCACGCCTGGCTCGGCACCCATGTGGAGCCCGACGTCACGGTCGAGGTCGCCGGCGGCCGGATCGCCGGGGTCAGGACCGGCGTGGAGACACCCCCGGCCGACGCCACGGTGCTGCGCGGCCTGACCCTCCCCGGCCTGGCCAACGCCCACTCCCACGCCTTCCACCGGGCCCTGCGCGCCACCGTCCAGGTGGGCTCCGGCACCTTCTGGACCTGGCGCGAGCTGATGTACCAGGTGGCCTCCCGGCTCACCCCGGACACCTACTTCGACCTGGCCCGCGCCACGTACGCGGAAATGGCCCTGGCCGGCATCACCTCCGTCGGCGAATTCCACTATCTGCACCACGCGCCCGGCGGCACGCCCTACGCCAACCCCAACGCCATGGGCGAGGCGCTGATCGCGGCGGCGGCCGAGGCCGGGATCCGGATCACCCTGCTGGACACCGCCTACCTCGCCGCAGGCTTCGGCGAGAAGCCCAACCGGCACCAGCTGCGCTTCTCCGACACCACCGCCGACGCCTGGGCCGAACGCGCCTCCCTCCTCAAGGGCGACGACCACACCCTGATCGGCGCGGCCATCCACTCCGTCCGCGCGGTCCCGGCCGGCCAACTGGCCACCGTCGCCGCCTGGGCCGAGGAGCGGGGCGCCCCGCTCCACGTCCACCTCTCCGAGCAGACGGCGGAGAACGACGCCTGCCGGGCCGCCCACGGCCGCACCCCCACCCGGCTCCTGGCCGACCACGGTGTCCTCGGCCCGCGCACCACCGGCATCCACAACACGCATCTGACGGAGGAGGACATCGCCCTGCTCGGCTCCTCCACCACCGGCACCTGCATGTGCCCGACGACCGAGCGCGACCTCGCCGACGGCATCGGCCCCGCCGCCGCCCTCCAGAAGGCCGGCTCGCCGCTCTCGCTGGGCAGCGACAGCCACGCCGTCATCGACCTCTTCGAAGAGGCGCGGGCGATGGAGCTCAACGAGCGGCTGCGCACCCACATCCGGGGCCACTGGACGGCCGCCGCCCTGCTGAGGGCCGCCTCCGCCGACGGGCACGCCGCGCTCGGCCGTCCCGACGCGGGCGTCCTGGAACCGGGCGCCCCCGCCGACCTGACGACCATCGCCCTGGACTCCGTCAGAACGGCGGGACCGGTGCCCCGGCTGGCAGCGGAGACCGCCGTATTCGCCGCCTCCGCCGCTGATGTGCGGCACACGGTCGTGGCAGGGCGTCAGATCGTCCGCGACGGCCGGCACGCGCTGATCGAGGATGTGCCAGGAGCGCTCGCGGCAGCCGTGGCCGCCCTGCACCACTGA
- a CDS encoding oligopeptide:H+ symporter, translated as MASSLTKDSASSGEKTFFGHPRGLATLFMTEMWERFSYYGMRALLPLYLIAPGGLDMNPATATAIYSVYVSLVYLLAMPGGWFGDRVWGPRKTVAIAGGVIMLGHLTLALPAEGTFFAGLGLVAIGSGLLKSNISTMVGHLYDGPDDPRRDGGFTIFYMGINMGAFAAPLVIGTVGENVNWHLGFALAALGMGLGVLQFLLGTRHLNERSLIVPKPLSKDERASTLRKSMIWLGIAAVFYIGTVVTGVYTLNWLLVPITLAGLVIPVMVLVRIKRDKELSEAEQSKMSGYIWFFVAAAIFWMIYDQGGSTLAIFAESSADNSVFGWDFPVSWYQSVNPVLIMALAPVFAAFWLALNRRGKEPSTIVKFSSGLVLVGASFFVFLMPLTIAGDGHKAAAMWLVAIYFIQTVAELTLSPVGLSVTTKMAPAKYASQMMGVWFLAVTAGDCTTGLLSLAGVGLNGTGVVALEAALAVAAGIAIFMYRGKVKQLMGDVR; from the coding sequence ATGGCGTCCAGCCTGACGAAGGACTCGGCCAGTTCCGGCGAGAAGACCTTCTTCGGCCACCCCCGCGGCCTGGCCACACTCTTCATGACGGAGATGTGGGAGCGCTTCAGCTACTACGGCATGAGGGCACTGCTCCCCCTCTACCTGATCGCGCCCGGCGGTCTCGACATGAACCCCGCCACGGCGACCGCGATCTACTCGGTCTACGTGTCGCTGGTGTACCTGCTCGCCATGCCCGGCGGCTGGTTCGGCGACCGGGTCTGGGGCCCGCGCAAGACCGTCGCCATCGCCGGCGGTGTGATCATGCTCGGCCACCTGACCCTGGCCCTGCCCGCCGAGGGCACGTTCTTCGCCGGCCTGGGTCTCGTGGCCATCGGCTCCGGTCTGCTGAAGTCCAACATCTCGACGATGGTCGGCCACCTCTACGACGGCCCGGACGACCCGCGCCGCGACGGTGGCTTCACGATCTTCTACATGGGCATCAACATGGGTGCCTTCGCGGCGCCCCTGGTGATCGGCACCGTCGGTGAGAACGTCAACTGGCACCTGGGCTTCGCCCTCGCCGCGCTCGGCATGGGCCTCGGTGTGCTCCAGTTCCTGCTCGGCACCCGCCACCTGAACGAGCGCAGCCTGATCGTCCCGAAGCCGCTCTCCAAGGACGAGCGCGCCTCGACCCTGCGCAAGTCGATGATCTGGCTCGGCATCGCGGCCGTCTTCTACATCGGTACGGTCGTCACCGGCGTCTACACGCTGAACTGGCTGCTGGTCCCGATCACCCTCGCCGGTCTGGTCATCCCGGTGATGGTCCTCGTCCGCATCAAGCGCGACAAGGAGCTCAGCGAGGCCGAGCAGTCGAAGATGTCCGGCTACATCTGGTTCTTCGTGGCCGCCGCCATCTTCTGGATGATCTACGACCAGGGCGGTTCGACGCTGGCGATCTTCGCCGAGTCCTCGGCCGACAACAGCGTCTTCGGCTGGGACTTCCCGGTCTCCTGGTACCAGTCGGTCAACCCGGTCCTGATCATGGCGCTCGCGCCGGTCTTCGCCGCCTTCTGGCTGGCGCTGAACCGCCGCGGCAAGGAGCCGAGCACGATCGTGAAGTTCAGCTCCGGCCTCGTCCTGGTCGGTGCCTCGTTCTTCGTCTTCCTGATGCCGCTGACCATCGCGGGTGACGGCCACAAGGCCGCCGCGATGTGGCTGGTCGCGATCTACTTCATCCAGACCGTCGCCGAGCTGACGCTCTCGCCGGTCGGCCTGTCGGTCACCACGAAGATGGCCCCGGCGAAGTACGCGAGCCAGATGATGGGTGTCTGGTTCCTCGCCGTCACCGCCGGTGACTGCACCACGGGTCTGCTCTCGCTGGCCGGTGTGGGGCTCAACGGCACCGGGGTGGTGGCCCTGGAGGCGGCGCTCGCCGTGGCCGCCGGTATCGCGATCTTCATGTACCGAGGCAAGGTCAAGCAGCTCATGGGCGACGTCCGCTGA
- a CDS encoding response regulator transcription factor: MTRVLLAEDDASISEPLARALRREGYEVEVRQDGPTALDAGLQGGIDLVVLDLGLPGMDGLEVARRLRADGHTVPILVLTARADEVDTVVGLDAGADDYVTKPFRLAELLARVRALLRRGASEPVAQPATHGVRIDVESHRAWMGEEELQLTAKEFDLLRVLVRDAGRVVTRDQLMREVWDTTWWSSTKTLDMHISWLRKKLGDDAANPRYIATVRGVGFRFEKS, from the coding sequence ATGACCCGTGTACTGCTCGCCGAGGACGACGCGTCCATCTCGGAGCCACTGGCCCGCGCACTGCGTCGGGAGGGTTACGAGGTCGAGGTCCGCCAGGACGGCCCGACGGCTCTGGACGCCGGACTCCAGGGCGGGATCGACCTCGTGGTCCTCGATCTGGGGCTGCCCGGGATGGACGGCCTCGAAGTCGCCCGCCGCCTCCGCGCCGACGGCCACACCGTGCCGATCCTGGTGCTGACGGCCCGTGCCGACGAGGTCGACACGGTGGTCGGCCTGGACGCCGGCGCCGACGACTACGTCACCAAGCCCTTCCGCCTGGCCGAGCTCCTCGCCCGGGTCCGCGCCCTGCTCCGCCGCGGCGCCTCCGAGCCCGTCGCGCAGCCCGCCACCCACGGCGTCCGGATCGACGTCGAGTCGCACCGGGCCTGGATGGGCGAGGAGGAACTCCAGCTCACCGCCAAGGAGTTCGACCTGCTGCGGGTCCTGGTCCGGGACGCCGGCCGGGTCGTCACCCGCGACCAGCTGATGCGCGAGGTCTGGGACACCACCTGGTGGTCCTCCACCAAGACGCTGGACATGCACATCTCCTGGCTCCGCAAGAAGCTCGGAGACGACGCGGCCAATCCCCGTTACATCGCCACGGTCCGGGGCGTCGGCTTCCGGTTCGAGAAGAGCTGA
- a CDS encoding ATP-binding protein, with protein sequence MRRRLINSTLAVVLVVIAVFGVSLVIVETRTISASAQESIESEALRLISVVDSRLLGDEVISSGVLSEQIGADRFALIEIPGRAPIAVGERPSGSVLSATQTGERGEKVTVEESRSAVTREVGRTLLIIGAVALLAIISAVLLAVRQANRLTSPLTDLAETAERLGSGDPRPRHKRYGVPELDRVADVLDSSAERIARMLTAERRLAADASHQLRTPLTALSMRIEEISVTDDPETVKEEANIALTQVERLTDVVERLLTNSRDPRTGSAVVFDLDEVIKQQIEEWRPAYRSTGRALVCSGKHGLRAVGTPGAVAQVLAALIENSLMHGGGTVALRTRVTGNQVVIEVTDEGPGVPAELGARIFERTISGRNSTGIGLAVARDLAEADGGRLELLQQHPAVFALFLSRIPLDRMDPERPVR encoded by the coding sequence GTGCGCCGCCGTCTGATCAACTCCACGCTCGCCGTGGTCCTCGTCGTCATCGCCGTCTTCGGTGTCTCCCTGGTCATCGTGGAGACGCGCACCATCAGCGCCAGCGCCCAGGAGAGCATCGAATCCGAGGCGCTGCGGCTGATCAGCGTGGTCGACAGCCGGCTGCTGGGCGACGAGGTGATCAGCTCCGGGGTGCTGTCCGAGCAGATCGGCGCCGACCGGTTCGCCCTGATCGAGATCCCGGGCCGCGCCCCCATCGCCGTCGGGGAGCGCCCCAGCGGCAGCGTCCTGAGCGCCACCCAGACCGGTGAGCGGGGCGAGAAGGTCACCGTCGAGGAGTCCCGCTCGGCCGTCACCCGCGAGGTCGGGCGCACGCTGCTGATCATCGGCGCGGTGGCGCTGCTCGCGATCATCTCGGCCGTGCTCCTCGCCGTACGCCAGGCCAACCGGCTGACCTCCCCGCTCACCGACCTCGCCGAGACCGCCGAACGCCTCGGCTCCGGTGACCCCCGCCCGCGCCACAAGCGGTACGGGGTGCCCGAGCTGGACCGGGTCGCCGACGTCCTGGACTCCTCCGCCGAGCGGATCGCCCGGATGCTGACCGCCGAGCGGCGCCTGGCGGCGGACGCCTCGCACCAGCTGCGTACGCCGCTCACCGCGCTCTCCATGCGGATCGAGGAGATCTCGGTGACCGACGACCCGGAGACGGTGAAGGAGGAGGCGAACATCGCCCTCACCCAGGTGGAGCGCCTCACCGACGTCGTGGAGCGGCTGCTGACCAACTCCCGGGACCCGCGGACGGGCTCCGCCGTCGTCTTCGACCTGGACGAGGTCATCAAGCAGCAGATCGAGGAGTGGCGCCCCGCCTACCGCTCCACGGGCCGCGCGCTGGTCTGCTCGGGCAAACACGGCCTGCGGGCGGTCGGCACCCCGGGCGCGGTCGCCCAGGTCCTGGCGGCGCTGATCGAGAACTCCCTGATGCACGGCGGCGGCACCGTCGCCCTGCGCACCCGCGTCACCGGCAACCAGGTGGTCATCGAGGTCACCGACGAGGGCCCCGGCGTCCCGGCCGAGCTGGGGGCGCGTATCTTCGAGCGGACGATCAGCGGCCGTAACTCCACCGGGATCGGCCTGGCCGTCGCCCGCGACCTGGCGGAGGCGGACGGCGGCCGGCTGGAACTGCTCCAGCAGCACCCGGCGGTCTTCGCGCTCTTCCTCAGCCGCATCCCGCTGGACCGCATGGACCCCGAACGCCCGGTGCGCTGA
- a CDS encoding allantoate amidohydrolase, with amino-acid sequence MPTGTTPNGTTGTTCTPGATSGAATGDASVPAPGTVTGTNWRTGDSFLSMWRELAPVGRHPDSGGYRRYAWSAADLECRAWFRTQAEARGLTHETDRNGNQWAWLGDPLAGDAVVTGSHLDSVPDGGAFDGPLGVVSSFAALDELHGRGAVFTRPLAITNFGDEEGARFGLACVGSRLAAGQLTVHDAHRLRDADGTALPAAMEAAGYDPGTIGPDPERLARIGAFVELHVEQGRALDLTGDPVGIASAIWPHGRWRFDFRGEANHAGTTRLADRRDPMLTYAETVLAARREAELTGALATFGKIAVEPNGVNAIPSLVRGWLDSRAADQATLDAVVTGIESAAHRYAERAGIDLDVVRESFTPVVEFEHALRHELARILEGTGDTGRPVPVLGTGAGHDAGILSASVPTAMLFVRNPTGISHSPAEHAAEEDCTAGVRALADVLEGLACS; translated from the coding sequence ATGCCCACGGGCACCACGCCGAACGGCACGACGGGCACGACGTGCACGCCCGGGGCCACGTCAGGGGCTGCGACCGGCGACGCGTCAGTGCCTGCCCCCGGCACCGTGACAGGCACCAACTGGCGTACGGGTGACTCCTTCCTCTCCATGTGGCGCGAGCTGGCCCCCGTCGGACGCCACCCCGACAGCGGCGGCTACCGGCGTTACGCCTGGTCGGCGGCGGACCTGGAGTGCCGGGCCTGGTTCCGTACGCAGGCCGAGGCGCGCGGGCTCACCCATGAGACCGACCGCAACGGCAACCAGTGGGCCTGGCTCGGCGACCCCCTGGCGGGCGACGCCGTCGTCACCGGCTCGCACCTGGACTCCGTCCCCGACGGCGGCGCCTTCGACGGGCCGCTGGGTGTGGTCTCCTCCTTCGCCGCACTCGACGAACTCCACGGCAGGGGCGCGGTGTTCACCCGCCCCCTGGCGATCACCAACTTCGGTGACGAGGAGGGCGCGCGCTTCGGTCTCGCCTGTGTCGGGTCCCGGCTCGCCGCCGGACAGCTCACCGTCCACGACGCCCACCGCCTCCGGGACGCGGACGGGACCGCCCTGCCCGCCGCCATGGAGGCAGCCGGATACGACCCAGGAACCATCGGCCCCGACCCCGAACGGCTCGCCCGGATCGGCGCGTTCGTCGAACTCCATGTGGAGCAGGGCCGCGCCCTCGACCTGACCGGCGACCCCGTCGGCATCGCCTCCGCCATCTGGCCGCACGGCCGCTGGCGGTTCGACTTCCGGGGCGAGGCCAACCACGCGGGCACCACCCGCCTGGCCGACCGCCGCGACCCGATGCTGACGTACGCCGAGACCGTGCTCGCCGCCCGCCGCGAGGCCGAACTCACCGGTGCCCTCGCCACCTTCGGCAAGATCGCGGTCGAGCCCAACGGCGTCAACGCCATCCCCTCCCTCGTCCGTGGCTGGCTGGACTCCCGCGCCGCCGACCAGGCCACCCTGGACGCCGTCGTCACCGGGATCGAGAGCGCCGCCCACCGGTACGCCGAGCGGGCCGGTATCGACCTCGATGTCGTACGCGAATCGTTCACGCCCGTGGTCGAGTTCGAGCACGCCCTGCGCCACGAGCTGGCCAGGATCCTGGAGGGGACCGGCGACACGGGGCGCCCGGTCCCCGTCCTCGGCACCGGCGCGGGCCACGATGCGGGTATTTTGTCCGCTTCGGTGCCCACCGCCATGCTCTTCGTGCGGAACCCCACCGGAATCTCGCACTCTCCGGCCGAGCACGCCGCCGAGGAAGACTGCACGGCCGGGGTGCGGGCACTCGCCGACGTACTGGAAGGCCTCGCGTGCAGCTGA
- a CDS encoding STAS domain-containing protein, with protein sequence MDRGTVGSANRGRLQVETRTEGRSEVVTPVGELDHHTADLLREPLESAVEQGRSRLVVDCSRLDFCDSTGLNVLLGARLKAEAVGGAVHLAGMQPVVARVFEITGAEAVFTVHATIEDALRT encoded by the coding sequence ATGGACCGCGGGACGGTCGGCAGTGCGAACCGGGGTCGGCTTCAGGTCGAGACCCGGACCGAGGGGCGCAGCGAGGTCGTGACTCCGGTAGGTGAACTCGATCACCACACCGCCGATCTGCTGCGGGAGCCGCTGGAGAGTGCGGTCGAGCAAGGGCGGTCACGCCTGGTGGTCGACTGCTCACGCCTGGACTTCTGTGACTCCACCGGGCTGAACGTGCTGCTCGGCGCCCGCCTCAAGGCGGAGGCGGTCGGAGGGGCGGTCCATCTGGCCGGGATGCAACCGGTCGTGGCGAGAGTGTTCGAGATCACCGGCGCCGAGGCGGTCTTCACCGTCCACGCCACCATCGAGGACGCCCTGCGGACCTAG